A section of the Triticum dicoccoides isolate Atlit2015 ecotype Zavitan chromosome 7A, WEW_v2.0, whole genome shotgun sequence genome encodes:
- the LOC119334617 gene encoding uncharacterized protein LOC119334617 has translation MMIGDAGKQHTVSDGHVLPRLASEKVVVASTSPSAVNIEEEFEADIMQNINRSSNIPISVHRVMFGPEGWADLPHGLLHSIIVLLSSTRDLLAFIATCPSWYAAFMSIKSTLGELFPPVIFRNCADQTSSTGSNIGNTWELIDPVYPSTPLCRLTPPSILDKMTVVKCSYGHAIFCYDRSLVIMDVLTGTTVAAPPFPLSQLCYKTFISPGASPDSYLFVSSPHCLYAWRVGSPSWLHCDFLNAHLIKEIVSFKDRVIMRMRQKLYTVHLAPQFHVEVLRVDCRVYMDPYVLSRNLVACGDTLLLPGRNGEAFSIDFSTVPAKYVSVEEGGLEKWAFFFGEKRTGQPRLLVNPERMGLRGGLVYRLDENARVFSYPVDGNQNEELEPEPCFATINAYLARNPTSFAAWV, from the exons ATGATGATTGGTGATGCAGGAAAACAGCATACCGTCTCCGATGGCCACGTCTTACCACGACTGGCATCGGAGAAAGTAGTTGTTGCCTCCACTTCGCCCTCCGCTGTCAACATCGAAGAAG AATTTGAAGCTGATATCATGCAAAACATCAATCGGAGCTCCAACATCCCCATCTCCGTGCACCGTGTCATGTTTGGACCCGAAGGCTGGGCGGACCTACCACATGGATTATTGCACTCCATCATTGTCCTGTTGAGTTCAACTCGTGACCTTCTTGCATTCATCGCCACCTGCCCTAGCTGGTATGCTGCATTCATGTCAATCAAATCTACCTTGGGCGAGCTCTTCCCACCTGTTATTTTCCGGAACTGTGCCGACCAGACAAGCTCAACTGGCTCTAACATTGGAAACACATGGGAGCTGATTGATCCTGTATATCCAAGTACTCCGTTGTGTCGCTTGACCCCTCCAAGTATTTTGGACAAAATGACAGTCGTCAAATGTTCTTATGGTCATGCGATTTTCTGCTACGACAGATCCCTTGTCATTATGGACGTGCTCACTGGCACTACGGTTGCAGCTCCACCTTTCCCATTGAGTCAACTATGCTACAAAACCTTCATATCTCCAGGGGCGTCACCAGATTCATATTTATTTGTCAGCAGCCCGCACTGCCTGTACGCTTGGCGAGTTGGGAGCCCCTCTTGGTTGCACTGCGATTTTCTAAATGCACATTTGATCAAGGAGATAGTATCTTTCAAAGACCGGGTCATTATGAGGATGCGTCAAAAACTATACACCGTGCATTTGGCACCTCAGTTTCATGTTGAGGTACTAAGAGTTGATTGCAGAGTTTATATGGACCCGTACGTGCTTTCCAGGAATTTGGTGGCTTGTGGAGACACACTTCTCCTACCTGGTCGTAACGGGGAAGCCTTCTCCATTGACTTCTCAACTGTACCTGCAAAGTATGTGAGCGTGGAAGAGGGAGGCTTGGAGAAGTGGGCGTTCTTCTTTGGCGAGAAACGTACTGGACAGCCACGACTTTTAGTGAATCCAGAGAGAATGGGTTTAAGGGGTGGCCTTGTCTATCGGTTGGATGAAAACGCTCGAGTATTTTCATACCCAGTAGATGGCAACCAAAATGAGGAGTTGGAGCCAGAACCTTGTTTTGCGACGATCAATGCTTATCTTGCTCGCAATCCTACATCCTTTGCAGCTTGGGTATGA